One window from the genome of Moorena sp. SIOASIH encodes:
- a CDS encoding GAF domain-containing protein translates to MADTSTRGVLGRGVLRFFDLASSEIWQLIRAIIRSFDQPNQSHQTNYDWLTISSLTLPIEQSIGRVTTNSIASEMPSWSAIFPKPDVKKTQTITMPKFDKSEEILSSKSQLNQSSSNGNGKGTPTGLKFHLAVDIEQHCKGERQWLFHLATQMRKAETSDALLRTTVTEVSQRLRVDRALIFRFQSENRGTVLVESMVGGYTPSQGEYLPVIAFGAENRSAYEQQEVVALNDINDRALSPFQLQLLERFQVKASLSLPILIEGQLWGLLVVQQCSGSREWQEADITLLYQVVTELRLTLQPVELSTRRREQLKQEKVLAQILATIPPSSVPEIALGNICHELRLFFKADRVVVYRFNPDWSGEFVAESVADGWVKLLQDQKQNPNLTSADILSSKRCTVKQIGSVASPNTDTYLKQTQGGSYFKRQQVERVDDIYAAGFSQCYIETLEKYQTNSYIIAPIFDGEHLWGLFAVYQNSRPRRWQDSDVMLLSLLSNRLSSILKQLDIAAQLQEKSEQLDIAVQGEKIANRLLDKILKSSDINSVFQTATQEIRQQLKCDRVAVYRFNRDWSGEFVAEDVGHGWIPLVGPSIKKVWRDTYLEDTQGGRYRHNETLAVDDIYLVNYDQCHIDLLEQFQAKAYVIVPILQGETLWGLLAAYQNNRPRHWQKMEVGILAQIGRQFGVGLQQTEYIEQLRAKSKQLLLAADLEKSAVRVINKIRQSRKLDTIFKTTTIEIRKLLMADRVGLFRFDPDSGFNDGKLVSEDVVNGYDAILGSKIHDHCFSEQYSHHYMEGRVHAVTDIYNGDLSDCYIELLAQFQVRANLVVPLRKGPLLWGLLCIHQCSMPRQWQEYEIDFAKQIALHFEVALQQTQYLAQVEAKSTQVAKIARMERAVVGIINKIRQSRNLDTIFKTTAIEIRKLLQVDRVGIFQFYPNSGFNDGELVSEDVASGYDAMLGTKVNDHCFGEQYAPHYTEGRVQAVADVYNAGLSDCHIELLAQFQVRANLVVPLLQGPLLWGLLCIHQCSQPRQWQENEIDFAKQIALHFGVALQQLSYLDQVEAKSHQLAQAAVRERVVASLSNHLSQSVDVYSVFQSITKELRQVLGADRVVIYRFNSDWSGEFVAESVAAGWISLITEQERDDRLKVDLTASERCTVTAMSVNSRNNVDTYLQDTKGGDFARGDRFKKVDDIYAMGFSPCYINTLEQYQARAYLIMPIFQGEKLWGLLAAYQNTEPRQWQDTDVTLMLQISNSLGLALQRSHYLDQLRAQSSQLTKAAFIAQGVTKIVGKLFQSRDVTKIYGITTQEVRQLLKCDRVALYQFNPDWTGQFVAEAVATGWLPWVGADIEAFWPDTYLQDTQGGRYRNRESVAVDDIYTFGYSDGYLETLEQYEVKAYMLAPIFIEGTLWGLLGTYQNTGPRDWQEFELNALAQIGVQVGAALQQAEYLAQIQNQSQQLTDAAQREKADKEAVQREVMQLLSAVRPALEGDLTVRAPVTNNEVGTIADAYNNTLQSLRRIVTQVQQASRKVAQTSVERESNIALLTAQAQQQFMALGEVLEHIQTMVNSTEAVGESAQLVEVAVQTANQTLQAGDAAMNRTVDGILEIRETVAETSKRLKRLSESSQKVSRVVNLISNFTNQTQLLALNAAIEATRAGEYGRGFVVVADEVRSLARQSAEATTEIEQLVQEIQKSTAEVSTAMDKGIQQVAQGTAMVQDTRLTLNAIVEATSQISQLVEGITQATQVQTEEFQSVTTTMTEVAGIANKTSSDAMEISKSFQELLAMAKNLQASADQFKVD, encoded by the coding sequence ATGGCAGACACATCAACGAGGGGAGTCTTGGGGAGGGGAGTCTTGAGGTTTTTTGACTTAGCCTCCTCCGAGATCTGGCAATTGATCAGGGCAATCATAAGGAGTTTTGATCAACCAAATCAATCCCATCAAACCAATTATGACTGGTTGACAATCTCCTCACTAACTCTGCCCATTGAACAGTCGATTGGGAGGGTTACTACCAATTCGATTGCCTCTGAGATGCCATCATGGTCGGCTATTTTCCCTAAACCAGATGTTAAAAAAACCCAAACTATAACTATGCCAAAATTTGATAAATCTGAGGAAATACTCAGTTCTAAGTCCCAACTCAATCAATCATCGAGTAATGGCAATGGCAAAGGGACACCTACCGGGTTGAAGTTCCACCTAGCCGTGGATATTGAGCAACACTGCAAGGGTGAGCGACAGTGGTTATTCCACCTGGCCACCCAGATGCGCAAAGCAGAAACTAGTGATGCCCTGTTGAGAACCACCGTGACTGAGGTTAGTCAGCGTTTACGGGTAGACCGAGCCTTGATTTTTCGCTTCCAGTCGGAGAATCGGGGTACCGTGCTAGTTGAGTCGATGGTGGGTGGCTATACTCCCAGCCAGGGGGAGTACCTGCCGGTAATTGCTTTTGGGGCTGAGAATCGGTCAGCCTATGAGCAACAGGAAGTTGTAGCCCTTAATGATATTAATGACCGGGCTCTGAGTCCGTTTCAACTCCAACTGCTGGAACGATTCCAGGTCAAAGCCAGCCTAAGTCTACCGATTTTGATCGAAGGGCAATTGTGGGGTTTACTGGTGGTGCAGCAATGTTCTGGTTCCCGGGAATGGCAGGAAGCTGACATTACTCTGCTCTACCAAGTTGTGACTGAACTTCGGCTGACTCTACAGCCAGTGGAACTCAGTACCCGACGGCGAGAGCAGCTGAAGCAGGAAAAGGTCTTGGCTCAAATCTTGGCCACAATTCCACCGTCTTCTGTGCCGGAGATTGCCCTGGGTAACATTTGCCACGAACTGCGCCTGTTTTTCAAGGCTGATCGGGTAGTGGTTTATCGCTTTAATCCTGACTGGAGTGGTGAATTTGTGGCTGAGTCGGTTGCAGATGGTTGGGTGAAGCTGCTCCAAGACCAAAAGCAAAATCCTAACCTGACCTCAGCAGATATATTGTCCTCTAAGCGCTGTACGGTCAAGCAAATCGGATCCGTTGCCAGCCCGAATACCGATACCTATTTAAAGCAGACACAAGGGGGCAGCTATTTCAAACGTCAGCAGGTAGAGCGAGTTGACGACATCTATGCCGCTGGTTTTTCACAGTGCTACATTGAAACCTTAGAAAAATACCAGACCAATTCTTATATTATAGCCCCAATCTTTGATGGTGAACACCTCTGGGGCTTATTTGCCGTTTACCAAAACTCTCGCCCTCGGCGCTGGCAAGATAGTGACGTCATGCTGCTGTCACTACTCAGTAACCGTCTCAGTAGTATTCTCAAGCAATTGGACATTGCAGCCCAGCTACAGGAGAAATCGGAGCAACTGGATATTGCGGTTCAGGGGGAAAAAATAGCAAATCGCTTGCTTGATAAGATACTTAAGAGTTCCGACATCAACAGTGTTTTCCAGACCGCTACTCAAGAAATCCGGCAGCAGCTGAAGTGCGATCGCGTTGCTGTGTATCGCTTCAATCGAGACTGGAGTGGTGAGTTTGTGGCTGAAGATGTGGGACACGGTTGGATACCGTTAGTTGGACCGAGTATTAAAAAAGTCTGGCGCGATACCTATTTGGAGGACACCCAAGGGGGTCGGTATCGCCACAATGAAACCTTAGCCGTTGATGACATTTACTTGGTTAATTACGATCAATGTCACATTGACCTGTTGGAGCAATTTCAGGCTAAAGCTTATGTGATTGTACCGATTCTGCAAGGAGAAACCCTGTGGGGTTTACTCGCAGCTTACCAGAACAATCGCCCTCGTCACTGGCAGAAAATGGAGGTGGGTATACTGGCTCAGATCGGCCGACAATTTGGGGTTGGCCTCCAGCAAACGGAGTATATTGAGCAACTGCGAGCAAAATCCAAGCAACTGCTATTGGCTGCAGACCTAGAAAAATCAGCCGTCAGAGTCATCAACAAGATCCGGCAATCTCGGAAACTGGATACCATTTTCAAGACCACGACCATAGAAATCCGTAAACTCCTGATGGCTGACCGGGTGGGTCTGTTTCGCTTTGACCCTGACTCTGGTTTTAATGATGGAAAGTTGGTGTCTGAAGATGTGGTCAATGGGTACGATGCTATCCTGGGTAGCAAAATTCACGACCATTGTTTTAGTGAACAGTATTCCCACCACTATATGGAAGGGCGAGTACACGCAGTTACTGATATCTACAATGGGGACCTCAGCGATTGCTACATTGAGCTGCTAGCTCAGTTTCAAGTCCGGGCTAACCTGGTGGTGCCATTGCGTAAAGGACCATTACTGTGGGGATTGTTGTGCATTCACCAATGCAGTATGCCCCGTCAATGGCAAGAGTATGAGATTGATTTTGCTAAGCAGATTGCCCTACACTTTGAAGTTGCTCTACAACAAACACAGTACCTAGCGCAAGTAGAGGCAAAATCTACCCAGGTAGCTAAAATCGCACGGATGGAGCGAGCGGTAGTTGGAATCATCAACAAGATCCGTCAGTCTCGAAACCTCGATACCATTTTCAAGACAACCGCTATCGAAATTCGTAAGCTTCTTCAGGTTGACCGGGTAGGTATATTTCAGTTTTACCCTAACTCTGGCTTTAATGATGGGGAATTGGTATCTGAGGATGTGGCATCAGGCTACGATGCCATGCTAGGAACCAAAGTTAACGACCACTGCTTTGGTGAACAGTATGCCCCTCACTATACCGAAGGACGTGTGCAAGCAGTTGCTGATGTGTACAATGCCGGACTGAGCGATTGCCATATTGAGTTGCTGGCTCAGTTCCAAGTCCGGGCTAATCTGGTTGTGCCCCTACTTCAAGGACCATTATTGTGGGGATTGTTGTGCATTCACCAATGCAGTCAGCCCCGTCAATGGCAGGAGAATGAGATTGATTTTGCCAAGCAGATTGCCCTGCACTTTGGGGTAGCGCTACAGCAATTGAGCTACCTGGATCAAGTGGAGGCCAAATCCCACCAGCTTGCCCAAGCTGCTGTGCGGGAGCGAGTAGTCGCAAGCCTGAGCAACCATTTGTCCCAGTCTGTAGATGTTTACAGTGTCTTCCAGAGCATCACCAAAGAGTTGCGGCAAGTCTTGGGAGCTGACCGGGTAGTAATCTATCGCTTCAACTCCGACTGGAGTGGTGAGTTTGTGGCTGAATCGGTTGCAGCTGGCTGGATTTCCCTAATCACCGAACAAGAAAGAGACGACCGCCTGAAGGTGGATCTAACGGCTTCTGAGCGCTGCACCGTTACAGCCATGAGTGTTAATTCTCGTAATAATGTTGATACCTACTTGCAAGACACCAAGGGTGGAGACTTCGCCCGAGGTGACCGCTTTAAGAAGGTTGATGACATCTATGCCATGGGTTTCTCTCCCTGCTACATCAACACTCTGGAACAATACCAAGCCAGGGCATATCTGATTATGCCGATTTTCCAAGGTGAAAAGCTCTGGGGGCTGCTGGCGGCTTACCAAAATACGGAACCCCGTCAGTGGCAAGATACCGATGTGACCCTGATGCTCCAAATTAGTAATTCCCTGGGATTAGCCTTGCAGCGATCCCATTACCTAGATCAGTTACGAGCCCAATCTAGCCAACTCACCAAAGCGGCTTTTATTGCTCAGGGGGTAACCAAAATAGTTGGTAAGCTATTCCAGTCTCGGGATGTAACTAAAATCTATGGTATCACAACCCAAGAAGTCCGGCAGCTGCTTAAATGCGATCGCGTAGCCCTCTATCAATTCAATCCTGATTGGACTGGTCAGTTTGTGGCTGAGGCAGTTGCCACCGGTTGGTTACCATGGGTGGGAGCGGATATCGAAGCTTTCTGGCCCGATACTTATCTACAAGACACCCAGGGAGGTCGTTATCGCAATCGTGAAAGCGTGGCAGTTGATGACATTTACACCTTTGGTTATTCTGACGGTTACCTAGAAACCTTAGAGCAATATGAGGTTAAGGCTTATATGCTGGCACCGATTTTTATAGAAGGAACCTTATGGGGTTTACTGGGTACCTACCAAAATACTGGTCCTCGTGACTGGCAAGAGTTTGAACTCAACGCCCTGGCTCAGATTGGGGTGCAAGTAGGGGCAGCCCTGCAACAGGCTGAGTATCTCGCACAAATCCAAAACCAGTCCCAGCAGCTGACCGATGCCGCACAACGGGAGAAAGCCGACAAAGAAGCGGTACAGCGGGAGGTAATGCAGTTGCTCTCAGCAGTGCGACCAGCTCTAGAAGGAGACCTGACTGTCCGAGCTCCGGTAACCAATAATGAAGTAGGTACCATTGCTGATGCCTACAACAACACCTTACAAAGCCTGCGCCGGATTGTGACTCAAGTGCAGCAAGCCTCCAGAAAAGTTGCCCAAACTTCTGTTGAAAGGGAATCAAACATTGCTTTGCTCACAGCCCAAGCCCAGCAACAATTTATGGCTCTCGGTGAAGTCTTAGAGCACATCCAGACCATGGTTAATTCTACAGAAGCTGTAGGTGAGAGTGCTCAACTCGTAGAAGTGGCAGTCCAAACCGCTAACCAAACCCTCCAAGCAGGGGATGCAGCCATGAACCGTACCGTAGATGGAATTCTCGAAATCCGGGAGACAGTGGCAGAAACCAGCAAACGGCTCAAGCGTCTCAGCGAATCGTCCCAGAAAGTTTCGAGGGTGGTGAACCTGATTAGCAACTTTACTAATCAGACCCAATTGCTAGCGTTAAATGCAGCCATTGAAGCCACAAGAGCCGGTGAGTACGGACGGGGTTTTGTAGTTGTTGCCGATGAAGTGCGTTCTCTAGCCCGTCAGTCAGCGGAAGCCACCACTGAAATCGAACAGTTGGTGCAGGAGATCCAGAAGAGTACCGCTGAGGTGTCTACAGCCATGGATAAAGGTATTCAACAGGTTGCTCAAGGAACTGCCATGGTACAAGATACCCGTCTAACGCTCAATGCTATTGTTGAAGCCACCAGCCAAATCAGCCAGCTCGTAGAGGGCATTACCCAAGCCACCCAGGTACAGACCGAAGAGTTCCAATCCGTGACCACTACCATGACTGAGGTGGCAGGAATTGCCAACAAGACTTCTTCCGATGCCATGGAAATTTCTAAGTCTTTCCAAGAACTCCTAGCCATGGCGAAGAATCTTCAAGCCAGTGCTGACCAGTTCAAGGTTGATTAA
- a CDS encoding response regulator yields MTNDPKIREQSYRYFLQEAPELLQVLEEDLLSLSENYSINKVNNLMRTTHTLKGAAASIGLETIATVAHSLEDVFKALFNPDLSIDPEIEALLFQAYECLRLPLTAELTGGQIDDTEIKNRTAAVVAQLQEKLGDCFGLESHLPTSVELGFDVTQSIFEVGVSQGLDLIQAALNSDNPTEVSITVRNQADIFLGLGESLNLPGFAAIAKNAIAALDNHPDQVVTIAKTALSDFVAAQAAVLEGDRTQGGQPSMALQQLADFRCSSQNSQLIIQNESSVFGNGKEQDLNRVEPGLEEVEGVVNNSSVTHPESKRSKQSHLVEMIWGESTPLDHQTSDQSKKLDRSDQTEIDVLDGEIASPEQEVGTEKNVVLHNMGMIDGDNQKKEQGQEPKVITDEIIPPIGNAKNSPLNSSHLAITPSNQHPSTPSSRDLSGTVRINIEHLEYLNYTIGELLTNQNRQLLENEQLLRAVRVLLNRIDQHQQVLEQLQDWYDRLFILTQQKQIRQRLQVSKFQVEGLNKNKTTDLNPSSYSYPWAEKTLQVSKLKVEGLNKNFATNPNPTANLGQKATLRSQPTNLQPNNLQPTNLQPNNLQPTNLQPNNLQPNNLQPTNLQPTNLQPTNLQPTNLQPTNLQPTNLQPTNLQPTNLQPTNLQPTNLQPTNLLDTDYFDHLELKRYSTPELLIQSVVEDAIQLTEAAHDIELFTTQSSKTLEQQRRLLTNHRDVLMDARMLPLGEIFSRFPPVLKQLSASHHKLVELKISGNDVLVDKVVAQKLYDPLLHLVRNAFDHGIETPAVRQQQDKPETGLIEISACHRGRHLVIEVFDDGPGLNFERIRQLAVERELIDLEQSNTLSEAQLRNLLFEPGFSTVSGVNNLSGRGVGLDVVLNQVKALRGSVIVDSSADLGTRFKLQIPLSLTIDKLLLCQAGNQVYGLITDQVSQIIIPEEHQLRSWEDGLVLYFGTGSDQQLVKVYQLGQILDYSSVVSPFSVTHRHQPVVPLQTIRPIIVIHYQDQLVGLEVDQLLGDQELVIRPLGTMIVPPPYVNGGSILADGRLTLVLDGTELIQYLSDQQTDASQRLQVSTLKVESLSYDQATQPIETLSQKQLPPSLVEPFWVRHKPKVLLIDDSITLRQTLAMTLQKNGYHVFQAQDGYEGIEQLQHQTDIQLVICDIEMPRMNGFEFLKHCQLDPALVDLPVVILTSRSNDKHRLIAAQLGAKAYITKPYLEHKLLTTVTDVVEPISPLIRE; encoded by the coding sequence ATGACTAATGACCCTAAAATTCGTGAGCAAAGCTATCGCTACTTTCTCCAGGAAGCACCGGAACTGCTGCAAGTCTTGGAAGAGGATTTGCTGAGTTTGTCAGAAAACTATAGCATCAATAAAGTCAACAACTTGATGCGGACTACCCATACCCTCAAAGGCGCAGCAGCTAGCATTGGCTTGGAAACAATTGCCACGGTAGCTCACTCCTTGGAGGATGTTTTTAAAGCTCTGTTTAACCCGGACTTGTCCATTGATCCAGAAATTGAAGCCTTACTGTTTCAAGCTTATGAGTGTCTCCGCCTACCTCTGACTGCTGAACTCACAGGGGGGCAAATCGATGACACCGAAATCAAGAATCGAACTGCTGCTGTTGTTGCCCAACTCCAAGAGAAGCTGGGGGACTGTTTTGGTCTCGAATCCCATCTGCCCACCTCAGTAGAATTGGGCTTCGATGTCACCCAGTCCATTTTTGAAGTCGGGGTTAGCCAAGGCTTAGACCTAATCCAAGCTGCCCTAAATAGTGACAATCCCACTGAAGTCAGCATCACAGTTCGCAACCAAGCAGACATTTTCTTGGGCTTAGGGGAATCCCTTAATTTACCAGGGTTTGCCGCTATTGCCAAAAATGCGATCGCAGCCCTAGACAACCATCCCGATCAGGTGGTCACCATTGCCAAGACCGCTTTGTCTGATTTCGTTGCAGCACAAGCAGCGGTGCTAGAAGGGGATAGAACTCAAGGCGGTCAACCTTCTATGGCTCTGCAACAACTAGCTGACTTTAGGTGTTCAAGTCAAAATTCACAATTGATAATTCAAAATGAATCTTCTGTCTTCGGTAACGGAAAAGAACAAGACCTTAATCGAGTTGAGCCCGGACTAGAAGAAGTAGAAGGTGTTGTTAATAATTCTTCCGTTACTCATCCAGAATCTAAAAGAAGCAAACAGTCCCACCTTGTGGAAATGATCTGGGGAGAGTCAACCCCACTAGATCACCAAACCTCTGATCAAAGTAAAAAGTTGGATAGGTCAGACCAAACAGAGATAGATGTCTTGGATGGAGAGATAGCCTCCCCTGAGCAAGAAGTCGGCACAGAAAAAAATGTTGTTTTGCACAACATGGGGATGATTGATGGAGATAATCAAAAGAAAGAACAAGGACAAGAGCCCAAAGTTATCACAGACGAGATCATACCCCCAATAGGCAACGCCAAAAATTCCCCTCTAAACTCTTCCCATCTCGCCATAACTCCCTCCAACCAACATCCCAGCACGCCATCATCTAGGGATCTATCTGGTACTGTGCGGATAAATATTGAGCATCTAGAATACCTGAATTACACAATTGGGGAATTACTAACCAACCAAAACCGCCAGTTGCTCGAAAATGAACAACTGCTGCGGGCAGTGCGAGTACTCCTTAATCGTATCGACCAACATCAGCAAGTGCTGGAGCAACTGCAAGATTGGTACGACCGCCTGTTTATTTTGACGCAACAAAAGCAGATTAGGCAAAGGTTGCAGGTTAGCAAGTTTCAAGTTGAAGGTTTAAACAAAAACAAAACTACCGACCTCAATCCTAGCTCTTACTCCTACCCTTGGGCAGAAAAAACGTTACAGGTTAGCAAGTTGAAGGTTGAAGGTTTAAACAAAAACTTTGCTACCAACCCCAATCCTACTGCCAACCTTGGCCAAAAGGCCACCCTACGCTCTCAACCAACTAACCTTCAACCTAATAACCTTCAACCCACTAACCTTCAACCTAATAACCTTCAACCAACTAACCTTCAACCTAATAACCTTCAACCTAATAACCTTCAACCCACTAACCTTCAACCCACTAACCTTCAACCCACTAACCTTCAACCCACTAACCTTCAACCCACTAACCTTCAACCCACTAACCTTCAACCCACTAACCTTCAACCCACTAACCTTCAACCCACTAACCTTCAACCCACTAACCTTCAACCCACTAACCTTCTTGATACAGACTATTTCGATCACCTGGAACTAAAGCGTTATAGTACACCCGAGCTTCTGATTCAGTCAGTTGTAGAAGACGCTATACAATTAACAGAAGCTGCCCATGACATTGAGCTGTTCACCACCCAATCCAGTAAGACTCTCGAACAACAACGTCGGTTGTTAACCAACCATCGTGATGTCTTGATGGACGCCCGGATGTTGCCTTTAGGGGAAATATTTAGTCGTTTCCCCCCTGTCCTCAAGCAGTTGTCCGCCTCCCACCATAAGCTGGTAGAGCTAAAAATTTCTGGTAATGATGTTTTAGTGGATAAAGTTGTTGCCCAGAAGCTGTACGACCCCCTGCTACATCTTGTACGTAATGCTTTTGACCACGGCATTGAGACTCCTGCTGTACGGCAACAACAGGACAAACCAGAAACAGGATTAATTGAAATCAGTGCTTGCCATCGGGGCAGACATTTGGTGATTGAAGTCTTTGATGACGGTCCAGGGTTGAATTTTGAACGGATTCGGCAACTAGCAGTAGAACGTGAACTCATAGACCTCGAACAAAGTAATACTCTGAGTGAGGCTCAGCTGAGGAATTTGTTGTTTGAACCAGGCTTTTCCACTGTCTCTGGGGTGAATAACCTCTCTGGACGTGGTGTTGGTCTTGATGTTGTCCTAAACCAGGTCAAAGCTCTGAGGGGTTCGGTAATAGTTGATTCTTCTGCCGACCTTGGCACCAGATTTAAACTACAAATTCCCCTGAGTTTAACCATAGATAAGTTACTCCTGTGTCAGGCTGGGAACCAAGTTTATGGGTTGATCACTGATCAAGTCTCCCAAATTATTATTCCTGAGGAACACCAGCTCCGAAGTTGGGAAGATGGTCTTGTCCTCTACTTCGGTACCGGGAGTGATCAGCAACTGGTCAAAGTCTACCAACTTGGGCAAATCCTAGATTATTCCTCTGTGGTTTCTCCATTCTCGGTAACCCATCGGCATCAACCTGTTGTTCCTCTTCAGACGATTAGACCAATCATTGTGATCCATTACCAGGATCAGCTTGTCGGTCTGGAAGTAGACCAACTGTTGGGAGACCAGGAGTTGGTGATTCGTCCTTTGGGCACAATGATTGTGCCACCCCCCTATGTCAATGGGGGCAGTATTCTAGCAGATGGTCGGTTGACACTGGTGCTGGATGGGACTGAATTGATCCAGTACCTGTCTGACCAACAGACCGATGCCAGTCAAAGGTTACAGGTTAGCACATTGAAGGTTGAAAGTTTAAGCTATGATCAAGCCACCCAACCGATAGAAACCCTTTCGCAAAAGCAGCTTCCACCCTCATTAGTTGAACCGTTCTGGGTCAGACATAAACCAAAGGTACTCCTGATAGATGACTCCATCACCCTGCGCCAAACTCTAGCCATGACCTTACAGAAGAATGGCTATCACGTGTTTCAAGCCCAGGATGGTTATGAAGGGATTGAGCAACTACAGCATCAGACAGATATACAGTTGGTAATCTGTGATATTGAGATGCCTCGCATGAATGGGTTTGAGTTTCTCAAACACTGTCAGCTTGACCCAGCTTTGGTAGATCTTCCTGTCGTTATCCTCACCTCCCGCAGTAACGATAAACACCGCTTGATTGCTGCACAGTTAGGGGCCAAGGCTTATATCACTAAGCCCTATTTGGAACACAAATTGTTGACAACAGTAACCGATGTTGTTGAGCCCATTTCACCCTTAATAAGGGAGTAG
- a CDS encoding chemotaxis protein CheW, producing MLNSLDPVVTQTNLDLLNLDPLTPETRVRLLRFPLGKKDSVLLPLEQITEIIRVNVPDVLLVPEMPSCIVGIGNWRDEMLWLVDLNQLVGYPPLLELGQVSVSPVAIVVQVNDQSVGLVVSQVNDIELHELEQLQPPTPGLFPQSLLPFLLGYIPGDGGAVLDVTAITQCPLWQTHQRGESWGGES from the coding sequence ATGTTAAACTCCCTTGACCCAGTGGTAACACAAACCAATCTTGACCTACTAAACTTAGATCCACTAACCCCAGAAACCCGAGTGCGGTTGCTGCGTTTTCCTCTTGGCAAAAAGGACAGTGTTCTGTTGCCCCTAGAGCAGATTACGGAAATTATCAGGGTGAATGTGCCAGACGTTCTGCTGGTGCCGGAAATGCCCAGTTGCATTGTGGGAATTGGTAATTGGCGCGATGAAATGCTCTGGTTGGTAGACCTAAACCAGCTGGTTGGCTATCCACCGCTGTTGGAGCTCGGGCAAGTTTCGGTATCTCCTGTGGCAATAGTGGTTCAGGTCAATGACCAGTCTGTGGGTTTGGTGGTTTCGCAAGTCAATGATATTGAGTTACATGAATTGGAGCAACTCCAGCCACCGACTCCTGGTTTATTTCCTCAATCGCTACTGCCTTTCCTCCTGGGTTACATACCTGGGGATGGCGGTGCAGTCTTAGATGTCACGGCTATTACTCAGTGTCCCCTATGGCAGACACATCAACGAGGGGAGTCTTGGGGAGGGGAGTCTTGA
- a CDS encoding response regulator — translation MTTVLLVEDSLTENEMLSCYLREAGLKVVSVTSSEDAQIKLQSQKPDVVIVDVILPGQSGFELCRELKTNSSTQTIPVVICSTKGTDADKLWGSMLGADAYLPKPINQQELIQTIQQLLGIRY, via the coding sequence ATGACTACAGTCCTTTTGGTTGAAGATAGCTTGACGGAAAATGAGATGCTAAGTTGTTACCTCAGAGAAGCTGGTCTCAAGGTAGTTAGTGTCACAAGTAGTGAGGATGCCCAGATCAAACTCCAGTCCCAGAAACCAGATGTAGTGATTGTCGATGTGATTTTGCCAGGACAAAGCGGGTTTGAACTGTGCCGGGAACTCAAGACTAATTCCAGCACCCAAACCATCCCAGTTGTGATTTGCTCAACTAAAGGAACTGATGCCGACAAACTTTGGGGTTCGATGCTGGGAGCTGATGCCTATTTACCTAAACCAATAAACCAGCAAGAACTAATACAAACAATCCAGCAATTGTTAGGCATTAGGTATTAG